The Paenibacillus yonginensis genome segment ACGGTCACAAGAGATCGAGAGCTATTCCGGTCTGGGAAGCCTTGTATCGCGAGCGCGTGACTTCTTTTGAAGCGATGACCGGCGCTAACGCTGCTGTTGTAGAGCTGCTGAAAGAACATTTCGTGCTGCAGACCATGGAAGAACACACCCGCCAGGAGTCGGTGGACGGTACGATCAAATTCCTGTTCAAGCTGCAGGACGGCAACCTGATTGAAACCGTTTTGATGCGGCAAAAATACGGCCTTTCCGTCTGCGTCACCACGCAGGTCGGCTGCAACATCGGCTGCAGCTTCTGCGCCAGCGGCCTGCTGGCCAAAAGCCGCGATCTGACCTCGGGTGAAATCACCGAGCAGATCATGAAGGTGCAGCTGCACCTGGACCGTGCCGGCAAGCGTGAACGGGTCAGCCATGTTGTGGTAATGGGCATCGGCGAGCCGTTTGACAACTTTGTCCATATGGGCAACTTTATCCGGACCATCAAAGACGCTAAAGGCCTCGCGATCGGGCCGAGAAGCATCACCGTATCCACAAGCGGCCTGGCCGGCAAAATCAAGGAATTCGCCGATTCCGACCTCCAGGTCAACCTGGCGATTTCGCTGCATGCGCCGAATAACGAGCTGCGGACGCGGATCATGAAGATCAACAAAGCGATACCGATCGAGAAAGTGCTCGAAGCGATGGATTACTACTGTGAGCGCAGCAACCGGAAGGTAACGCTGGAATACATTCTGCTGCGGGACGTCAACGACCGCCGCGAGCATGCGGCTGAGCTTGCAGAGCTCATCAAGGACCGGAAACAGCAGGTTACCGTTAACCTGATTCCGTACAACCCGGTGGATGAGCACAGCCAATACCAGCGCAGCGACCGGGATACGATTCTTGCGTTCTACGACGAACTGAAGAAACAAAACGTCAACGTCAGCGTCCGCCTTGAGCACGGCACCGATATTGATGCCGCGTGCGGACAGCTGCGGAGCAAGCAGATTAAAGGGGCGTAAGAGAAACGATCGCTTCACGCCAAAAAATAAACCGCCTCCCGGTTAATCCGGCTGGCGGTTTGTAAATTGAGCCCTTTAAGCTGTACGGCTTAAAGGGCTCTTCTTGTTGCTAACCCGAAGTTACATCGCTTTACCCTTGCGTACAAACATCATCAGACACCCGGCAATAACCAATACGGCTGCGATGATCGGCTGACCGCCGGCCAGGCTTCCCAGCAGGGAGCCGATCGAGAACACGGCGAAGAACAGCACGGACAATACGGTCAGGATATTAATCGGGATCAGCAACCATTTGTTGCGGTTGCCGAACCAATACAGCTCAAACAAACCGGCGGCAGGAGCCAGCAGGAACCCTGGCCACATCATGTCCCAATTATCGAACAGCATGGCAATTTGGCAGACCAGGGCCACAATCAGCAGCACGCCGCCCGGCACGAGCACGCCGACTCCGCGGCGCTGGAGAATAGAGAAATACAGCCAGTGAAAAAATACAGCCACGGGAAAGATAAACAACGTGGGCCAGAAGTAAGTAAAGGTGGAGCCTGTCGTCCAATGGATTTCCCCCTTGATGAGCATAAAGATGCCCAGCAGCACCAGAATCGGGCCCAGGAAAGCAATACGGTCAACTTTCAAAAGGATTCACTCCCTAACGTGTTTTTAGCTGTCCTCAGCATAACACGGGGATAGGTGGTTGTCTTCATTCCCTGGAGTGTAAAACATATCGGTCTTGAGACTGAGTGTGGTAGAATAAAGGACGAATTTATTCAGAAAAGAGGATGTTTAACCGCATGCTGAATGTTAAAGATTATACAGCGGAATATGTCAAAGATCCGTTTGGCATTTTGACCGGCAAAAGATATGAATTCCGAATCAATCTTGAGATTCCAGAGGACGACGACCTCTATACCGTGAACGGTGTATATGCCCGCGTTATCGTGAAAGACGATAACGGCGAAGTCCGGGTAGTGAGTTATGATCTGGTGGAGCGCGGTACGGACAAAATCCTGGAGTTTGATCTTGAGGATGATGAGGAAGCCGAGCTGGAGCAGTTCTGCAAGGAGCATCTGCCGGAAGAGGAGTAAGGGCCGACTGGTCTTTGGCTGCTTAGCTGTAGATACCGAATAGAAGTTTCAAAGAGATCCGCCCGTCAGGGCGGATTCTTTGATTGGGCCGGCGGACACGGCCGCTCCACCAGCTAACCCTGTATAGCCGCAATAACCACCAGTATCCAAGCCGCCAGAAAAAGCACCCCGCCAATCGGCGTGATCGCCCCCAGCTTCCGCGCGCCGCTTAAGCTTAACGCATACAGGCTTCCTGAGAAGAGAAGAATCCCGCCGGTCATCAGCCATCCGGCCCATGAGATCAGCGAGCTGTCCGCAAGCTGATCCCCAGCC includes the following:
- the rlmN gene encoding 23S rRNA (adenine(2503)-C(2))-methyltransferase RlmN → MNKPTLYGFTLEQLSVWLEEHGHKRSRAIPVWEALYRERVTSFEAMTGANAAVVELLKEHFVLQTMEEHTRQESVDGTIKFLFKLQDGNLIETVLMRQKYGLSVCVTTQVGCNIGCSFCASGLLAKSRDLTSGEITEQIMKVQLHLDRAGKRERVSHVVVMGIGEPFDNFVHMGNFIRTIKDAKGLAIGPRSITVSTSGLAGKIKEFADSDLQVNLAISLHAPNNELRTRIMKINKAIPIEKVLEAMDYYCERSNRKVTLEYILLRDVNDRREHAAELAELIKDRKQQVTVNLIPYNPVDEHSQYQRSDRDTILAFYDELKKQNVNVSVRLEHGTDIDAACGQLRSKQIKGA
- a CDS encoding DUF6509 family protein encodes the protein MLNVKDYTAEYVKDPFGILTGKRYEFRINLEIPEDDDLYTVNGVYARVIVKDDNGEVRVVSYDLVERGTDKILEFDLEDDEEAELEQFCKEHLPEEE
- a CDS encoding DUF423 domain-containing protein, whose amino-acid sequence is MNIWLGLGGIVMFLAVALGAFGAHALKNKLSDEKMKTYQTGIQYQIAHGLGLLLLGTAGDQLADSSLISWAGWLMTGGILLFSGSLYALSLSGARKLGAITPIGGVLFLAAWILVVIAAIQG